In Thermococcus thioreducens, a genomic segment contains:
- a CDS encoding sodium-dependent transporter — protein sequence MEQRDQWATKLGLILAMAGNAIGLGNFWRFPYQLASNGGGAFMIPYFIALLFLGIPVMWIEWTTGRYGGKYGHGTIGPMFYLMARESLKPKTALIFGIIGGMLAFSVASLLSSYYYQVIGWSAAYTYYSLTGAYFGKDTVQFFLDYVANTKAVIFFWGLTMVLLGIAVGQGVSKGIERWVKVMMPLLYVFAILLVIRALTLGSPVKPEWSAIKGLEYIWKPDFQTLSQNFFKISLAAAGQIFFTLSLGMGIIHNYASYLGPEDDVALSGLATVSLNEFAEVILGGSLAIPIAFAYLGPEQAIKGGVGLAYMALPNVFANMPAGQIFGAMWFLLLWFAGFTSAIATYNYLVAMLEEDIHLERKIGTWAVWVFLFILGLPVALDSSLAYLSELDMWVGSYFLVLLGLFDVIVAVWLFKPDNFWEELHKGAYINVPGWFKPIMVFIAPLFMIILLAGNTWDYIQMGAFSVSESYVTNVLGYDYTPEVISLITRARIVIFIILIIGAIEAYMAIKKKYGEELAKNEVLIKL from the coding sequence GTGGAACAAAGAGATCAATGGGCAACCAAACTCGGTTTGATTTTAGCTATGGCAGGCAACGCCATCGGTCTTGGTAACTTCTGGAGGTTCCCATACCAGCTGGCTAGCAACGGTGGCGGCGCCTTCATGATACCGTACTTTATAGCCCTGCTCTTCCTTGGAATACCAGTGATGTGGATTGAGTGGACAACGGGAAGATACGGTGGCAAGTACGGCCACGGTACAATTGGTCCGATGTTCTACCTCATGGCCAGGGAAAGCCTGAAGCCAAAGACCGCCCTTATCTTTGGTATCATCGGTGGTATGCTGGCTTTCTCGGTCGCTTCGCTGCTGAGCTCATACTACTACCAGGTAATCGGCTGGTCAGCGGCATACACCTACTACAGCCTAACCGGAGCATACTTCGGAAAGGACACGGTGCAGTTCTTCCTGGACTACGTGGCCAACACCAAGGCGGTCATATTCTTCTGGGGACTGACAATGGTCCTCCTCGGAATAGCGGTCGGACAGGGTGTTAGCAAGGGTATCGAGCGCTGGGTCAAGGTCATGATGCCGCTCCTCTACGTGTTTGCCATACTCCTTGTCATCAGGGCACTGACCCTCGGTTCACCGGTCAAGCCAGAGTGGAGCGCTATCAAGGGCCTTGAGTACATCTGGAAGCCAGACTTCCAGACGCTGAGCCAGAACTTCTTCAAGATCAGCCTTGCGGCCGCGGGCCAGATATTCTTCACACTGTCTCTCGGTATGGGTATCATCCACAACTACGCCAGCTACCTTGGCCCGGAGGACGACGTTGCCCTCAGCGGTCTCGCCACCGTTTCGCTCAACGAGTTCGCAGAGGTCATCCTCGGTGGTTCACTCGCTATCCCGATAGCCTTCGCCTACCTCGGTCCGGAGCAGGCCATCAAGGGTGGCGTTGGCCTTGCCTACATGGCACTACCGAACGTCTTCGCCAACATGCCAGCCGGCCAGATATTCGGTGCGATGTGGTTCCTGCTCCTCTGGTTCGCAGGATTCACTTCGGCCATAGCAACCTACAACTACCTCGTGGCCATGCTTGAGGAGGACATACACCTGGAGAGGAAGATAGGCACCTGGGCCGTCTGGGTATTCCTGTTCATCCTCGGACTCCCGGTTGCACTCGACAGCAGCCTTGCTTACCTCAGCGAGCTCGACATGTGGGTCGGCAGCTACTTCCTCGTCCTGCTCGGTCTCTTCGACGTCATCGTTGCAGTCTGGCTCTTCAAGCCCGACAACTTCTGGGAGGAGCTCCACAAGGGGGCCTACATCAACGTGCCCGGCTGGTTCAAGCCCATCATGGTCTTCATAGCGCCACTGTTCATGATAATCCTCCTCGCAGGAAACACCTGGGACTACATCCAGATGGGAGCCTTCAGCGTCTCAGAGTCCTACGTTACCAACGTCCTTGGCTACGACTACACGCCTGAGGTCATCAGCCTCATCACCAGGGCCAGGATAGTGATATTCATAATCCTCATCATCGGTGCCATCGAGGCATACATGGCCATCAAGAAGAAGTACGGCGAAGAGCTCGCGAAGAACGAGGTGCTGATAAAGCTCTGA